The Branchiostoma floridae strain S238N-H82 chromosome 1, Bfl_VNyyK, whole genome shotgun sequence sequence GTCCAACTTAACTCAGCGGGGTGGGGGGCTGTTGAAGAGTTTCCTTGGGGGAATGTTGGCCCTAGAGTCGAGGATTTAGGCTGTGTAGACCCTGGCAACCAGGCAATTGGTTTTGtcagtctgcttgaaaatcgCGCGACGTCGTCATAAACCCTTACGACCGCCTACGAGGAATTTGACCTTGAACTGACATCTTATGTGTGTCTTTTTTCTAACTTTGAATTTTACCGAAATGttgcttgatttattttctCAGCAAAAGACATATCATTATTCAACGTAACATATTTGATAGCTACTAGAACTAGTGTAACATCAACTCCCATAATTCCACCGGATGCCGAATGaattaactttattgcacgacgaTTGGCAATCATGAGTGTCGGTATTATTCCTAACAACAAGGCCTCATGTATATATACTTAAGAGTGCATGAATTCGATGAATATCAATGCAATATAATCAAGACATTATTAATTAGACAATTACGGTGTTCAGCACAATCTTGAGAAAGACTCTATAACAACCTGTTGTCCACTAATAATCTCTCCTGTTCCAGGTACGTAGGCTATATGCCAACCTCCACAGTACTAGTGGTGCTggaggtgtatgtgtgtgctgtAGCCTGTATCGGGTGTGGTGGGCTGTTTGGCTGGCAGATTATGATCATCAGGGACGGACAGACGTCTTACGAGGCTGTCAAGAACATCAAGTAAGTCCTGATAAAGCTTGTTAAAATAAATGTAAGGTTCACGATCACGATCCAGAAAACAAATAGGGCCCTTTTGTCAAAACCTTCCGAGGAGGATACATGAAGAAACGAACAACGGATTTGTACAATGTTTAGTATGCATTTAGCTCAGACGGAGATGTACTTAATGAAGTAATTATAAAGTATGCTAATTAGAattcgcataattaatgagaaaatctatatttgcatGGTTTCCTATTATAGGACTCGAATGCACATAAAATGTGAAGTTTATGGCAGATGGAACATTAACTGATACCAATTATACAAATAAGTTCCTAATCTGCATTCATTTgaatgcaaaagtgccataattcgtAAAAGTGTTTAGACTGTCAACATTTTGACCTGTGGAAGGTAGTTAGTATATACATAACCAAGAATAGATTATGTAGATGTAAAAGTTATTTGCATTATCAGAATATTTTTGATGGAGGTATGTGGCTAAACCAGGCTGAGATGTCCACTTCTGTGGGCGTGGTCGCTAACCATCggtcagccaatcagacaattgcctgttttcttttgtttaacTTAATAAGCCTATTCTCAGATTGGCGGACAGCTGGTTTGAGGTCACGCCTACAAAAGTAGAAATCTCGACCTTCCTAAGatacataatatatgtataaaaaCTCTGCGTAAAAaagtgctctccaagcagaggggaGGCTGGTCGAAAAAGACGGCATACAAAAAAGgccacgattttccccaccaacctctgcttggggtcATACTGGCTGCTACATGTGTCAGTACGTATTCTCACTTCTCTGATACCGTCcttttacaaaatgttgcaGGAGATACAACTTCGGTCGGATCCAGAATCTACGTGAAGTCTTTGGGCCGTACTGGGGgttgaattttgtgtttccCGTGTGGACCAAGCAGCCAGGGAACGGTATTGACTGGACCCACACTAAGACTGTGAAAGGATACTGACAAACATGCATGGGGGTCGTTCTCATTGCCATGTGCAAAATGATATAGCAAGACTTGATACGAAGCAGATTACTTTTCCCACGAAAGATACACCACAGCATtagtattggttgatggcttgtaTGAAATTATAATCACTTGTGTTTTATCACCCCCAAGAGATGTGGGGTGTAAATTTCCATGGTGTAAATCGGCGAATCTTTCATAACTACTGAGGACCTAATACATTGAAGGCAAATACGTACTATCTAAAGCAACATTTGAATTATATGTGTACGATTGTAGTAAAGGAAATATTTGAATGACTGTAATGCATTGATTTTTGAATGCGTTCACAAACGGGTCAAGATTTCGCTCGGAATCATATATCATCACCATGTTGTGtatttccaagcagacgtttggagtgatgatctccaagcagatatttcGGGTGGGCGCTTAGCAACAATACCTCCAAGTATGTTTCATAACCATTTTGGGCCTAACATGAAGCCCAAACGTACATAAAGCAACGGTTAAGTTACAAATGTACGACTGTAGCAAAAGAAAAAGTCGAATGACTAtaatgcaatgttttttttaaacaccctATCCCATAATACACAATATAACTAATTCAGAGAGGCTTGTATCCTACTGacactttttgttttgaaaacaggcGAAAAGTCATGTGCGCACggatgtaatccataaaatcaagaTAGTGAACTATCTCTTCTCTGTGTAGAAGGACCTGTGCAAGAAGTACGAGGTTTTCGGCTACCCAATGTTGGTTCTGCTGGACGCCTCGACCGGTGAGCCCGAGATCGTGTGGAGGGCAATGCTTTTCCATAGAAGAAATAAACAACCATATCTTATCTGTCGACTGAATTCGTGTACACGTGCAAACCctttgtgggcgtggcctctaaccagctgtcagtcagTCAGCTTTACCCAAAGATCAAGGCGAtactctgattggctaacagctGGTTAGAGACCACGTCTACAGAAGTGGAAACTTCAGCCCGGTTTAGAAGAGCCTCCCCATtttatactagtaatttgtaAAGGCTGCGGTCGAGGCTCTACATAGCAGAATGGAGCATATGTACCACTCCTACAGATAAATAAATAGCACAGTGTAACAGATTGTAGCATGTTAAGGTTATTATTCAATATCACTGATGTATCAAAACTATcgaagaaaaagaaacataccACATCAATTCATGATCAAATACTCATGTTTACTTATTTTAATTATTTCATTGTTATTTTACATCGCTAAAACCTCATACAAGCACAACAGGAAAGGACATCACATAAAAGAAAGAGCAAATGGAATACATTTGTCTTCAAAATACTTTCTCCAACTGACGTGTTCGTTCTTTATACGAATTCTTCTAAAAAGCCCCTGttacaaagcgcgtacgatttccgCACATCGAACGATTATATCAGTGAATCGCAGCTAGATCGTAATCAAAAtgagccatcgcagagcatcggacgattttcaaaattttccagcgTCGTATGATTTTTCACTCTTACCTGTTCCTGAATAGTCTGAAtccttttgtgcttctttaaccaaccgAATGTGGATCTCGTTGTTACACACCAGTCTATGATGCCTTTCACtgtgaaaagaaatgaaaagaaaccaTAAAAACATGAGTCATACAAACAAAGCAATTGTACTTGTATGGTTATCCCTTTTTTGCTGGCTCTTTTAGTCAGGCTATTCAGGAAATCATTGTGCGCTTATTTTCTAATGGTATgtcatcaagaaaaaaatgtccccccaaaatcataataaaaaaataaaaaacactCATAAAGCCTGCCCATCTCTTCGAATTGACGCCATGGTTACAGTCGTTTCAAAGTGCCCCGAGACCGACAAGAGCTGAGATCTGATTTGTAGTCATTAAGGAAATGCGTGTTCGTCATACTGAACATGCCACAAGGAAAACCTAGCCTTGCAATCAGGCTCTCTgcgggcgcgctgttctctggttgctgCTGTGTTCTGGTGGTTTCACACGTATATATTTCCATCTTGGCAATCTCATTATTGTATATGATTTCTGTCCGTCAATTACTATGGTCGTTCTGTCCATTATTTGATGTAAtacttgcagccagtaggtGTACTTGCAGCCAGTAAGGTACCAAATGTGTTTAGTAATGAGGTTGATTAAGTGGTCAATgcgcctcctcgagcacgggacccccattttacttaatctccaagcagatcctacggtgctacaaaatagtatcaaagctggccaaggagtatagccggccaaagggagtcaaacggtgggtttgataccatattacgccaccgtggatctgcttggagattacattttacttccctcccggaagacaatTTCATGGAATTCTTGCTTATCGATTGTACATGTTTGGAATTACCTTGTTTGACAATCTCATTATCGTGTATGACCTTTGTCCGACAATAATTCTGTGTTTTCCATCAGCCATCTCTGTGTTGGCTAGAATCACTACTGAAACACGCACACTGAAAACATGCTGAAATTGAACTATTGCGAATCCCGTGTCTTTATTTGAGGGCATGTAACAAGCCATgtatcaggggtgcctaagcatttgcacgaaccctatgaaattcgtacgaatattatgtgatacactcgaatcactatgcgaaaacgcacgaatattatgaaattcgcacgaatcactatgcaaaaacgcacgaatattatgaaattcgcacgaatcactatgtgattcacacgaaccttatgagatttgcacgatccttatgcaaaaacggcggccgggaggaggcatgattttgagcgtttctacccgtggtatttatatttcaaggcatggaatggacatttaccgtcgcaaagatgtatttgatagcctgtgagctactgttttgcttcatttcggcgtgttacatcgtattttccgtcggCGCCGATCGAAGCCgtcatcttgaaaatcccgctccgtctgtcacgtgaccccggcagtggttgcgcaatttcgcataaggatcgtgcaaatctcataaggttcgtgtgaatcacatagtgattcgtgcgaatttcataatattcgtgcgttttcgcatagtgattcgtgtgtatcacataatattcgtacgaatttcatagggttcgtgcaaatgcttaggcacccctgtgtATGGGAGGGAGTTGTCCCAACAACAATCTGCactaaatcatcatcattgttctACACTAGTTCACGCACGGGGTGAACATTGAGAGATTGCGCAATCATGACTTCTGATATGACGTCATGGTACCACTGCTCGTCCTCTCGGAACGAGGCTCTGCATGGAGTTTAATGCATTACATATTACCCCAAACTATCGGGTTGTATAGTGCCTTACGGTGAATATAGCAACGTCAGTAGTGTATAACTGTCACAATTTAACAGTATCTGTGTAAAAGAAGtcgcatatacatgtaaaagtagTATTTCAACGACGCTGTAAAATGGGTAGCCATATTCAAACTCCTAGTGAGCCTTGCAATTGCCTTCATCCCAACGTTTCTCTCTTTGCGTTTAGGGGTTGAAGTGTCGAGAGAAAATAGTGCCACCTTTTAGACAGTC is a genomic window containing:
- the LOC118413685 gene encoding probable palmitoyltransferase ZDHHC24, which produces MERLLTYIFPVTVYEWYVGYMPTSTVLVVLEVYVCAVACIGCGGLFGWQIMIIRDGQTSYEAVKNIKRYNFGRIQNLREVFGPYWGLNFVFPVWTKQPGNGIDWTHTKTVKGY